A genomic window from Carassius auratus strain Wakin unplaced genomic scaffold, ASM336829v1 scaf_tig00028952, whole genome shotgun sequence includes:
- the LOC113079650 gene encoding serine/threonine-protein kinase Nek5-like isoform X1, with product MAQYHRLSDASASDHSTDVSAGVIKVLKEQGYTIEKELGRGASGIAFLVKDTEGDPYVIKQMNSRDGEELDAVRKEVEILENLSFGYIVTYVNSFEDNEAGRIYIVMEYCEGGDLSKVMETHQRESFFEEQQILDWLVQICLALRYLHEKNILHRDIKPQNIFLTEDGYINLGDFGCSKVLERADEYVNSVVGAKLYVSPEVYQRRYNSKSDIWSLGWVLHDLCMLDVWADVMQRHIIHAVSMTGNPPQIPERYSVELRELIRQMLNRDPKDRPSVEEILAKPFLEDAVDRNSRTPQALIQSFIKSVNSYDKAYNQHYKDLEALVSEWGRITDSMESAHYSATAGSLSGSVIGAAGGITALVGLILAPFTLGASLIVTGVGVGVGVAGGVTGAASTITNTVQQKSFRESLEQIQQKYKTVSEPILTPLNTLRKVLKKITKFSFFFGTSTFDNVQISCNLDRRSMFCATQLMNLGLLANISRIATQTARVGRVVAEAISGVLSGLLVILDVAFIVMDSVDIHQMRQGKVDDPEKVRSSVLKSIAEMRKTHNELCNVLKEMQKTREELKDYIELAKDVRDIDNDLNSLNI from the exons ATGGCTCAGTATCACAGGCTCTCAGACGCCAGTGCCTCAGATCACAGCACGGACGTTTCTGCTGGAGTGATCA AAGTGCTAAAAGAACAAGGATACACCATAGAGAAAGAACTTGGCCGAGGGGCTTCAGGAATAGCGTTTCTGGTGAAAGACACAGAAGGAGACCCTTATGTGATCAAACAGATGAATTCCAGAGAT GGGGAGGAGCTGGATGCAGTCAGAAAGGAAGTTGAAATCCTGGAAAATCTCAGCTTTGGATATATTGTAACTTATGTGAATTCATTTGAAG ataATGAAGCAGGACGCATTTATATTGTGATGGAGTACTGTGAAGGAGGAGATCTTTCAAAAGTCATGGAAACACATCAAAGAGAAAGTTTTTTTGAAGAACAACAG ATTCTTGACTGGCTTGTTCAGATTTGTCTGGCTCTGCGTTATCTCCATGAGAAGAACATTCTTCACAGAGATATTAAACCTCAG AATATCTTCCTGACTGAAGATGGTTACATCAATCTGGGAGATTTTGGATGCTCAAAAGTATTggaaag AGCTGATGAATATGTTAATTCAGTTGTGGGTGCAAAGCTCTATGTCAGCCCAGAAGTTTATCAGAGGAGATATAATTCCAAGAG TGACATATGGTCATTGGGATGGGTGCTCCATGATCTCTGCATGCTTGATGTGTGG GCAGATGTCATGCAGCGTCACATAATTCATGCAGTCAGCATGACAGGGAACCCCCCTCAGATCCCAGAGAGATACTCAGTAGAACTGAGAGAATTAATCAGACAAATGCTCAACCGTGACCCTAAAGACAGGCCTTCAGTTGAAGAGATTCTAGCAAAACCATTCCTGGAAGATGCGGTGGACAGAAACAGCAGAACTCCACAGGCACTGATTCAGAGTTTCATTAAGTCTGTCAACAGCTATGATAAGGCCTACAACCAGCACTATAAAGACCTTGAAGCCTTAGTTAGTGAGTGGGGAAGAATAACAGATTCGATGGAGTCTGCACATTACAGCGCCACAGCCGGCAGTCTGTCAGGTTCAGTGATTGGAGCAGCTGGAGGAATCACTGCATTAGTTGGTTTAATTTTGGCACCGTTCACTCTCGGTGCATCTCTGATTGTTACTGGTGTTGGTGTTGGAGTTGGAGTTGCAGGTGGAGTAACAGGTGCTGCATCCACCATTACTAATACTGTACAACAAAAATCCTTCAGAGAGAGCCTTGAACAAATTCAGCAAAAGTATAAAACTGTAAGTGAACCAATTCTCACACCGCTGAATACACTGAGAAAGGTACTGAAAAAAATAAcgaaattcagttttttttttggaacatcaACTTTTGACAATGTACAAATATCATGCAATTTAGACAGAAGAAGTATGTTCTGTGCCACACAACTCATGAATTTAGGTCTGCTGGCAAATATTAGCAGAATTGCTACTCAGACTGCAAGAGTAGGACGAGTAGTAGCAGAAGCAATCTCAGGTGTGTTAAGTGGACTACTAGTCATACTTGATGTCGCCTTCATAGTGATGGATTCTGTAGACATACACCAGATGAGACAGGGAAAAGTAGATGATCCAGAAAAAGTCAGATCCAGTGTTCTCAAATCCATTGCAGAGATGAGGAAAACACATAACGAGCTTTGCAATGTCCTGAAGGAAATGCAGAAAACAAGAGAGGAACTAAAAGACTATATAGAATTGGCCAAGGATGTCAGGGATATAGACAatgatttaaatagtttaaacatATAG
- the LOC113079650 gene encoding serine/threonine-protein kinase Nek1-like isoform X3 codes for MAQYHRLSDASASDHSTDVSAGVIKVLKEQGYTIEKELGRGASGIAFLVKDTEGDPYVIKQMNSRDGEELDAVRKEVEILENLSFGYIVTYVNSFEDNEAGRIYIVMEYCEGGDLSKVMETHQRESFFEEQQILDWLVQICLALRYLHEKNILHRDIKPQNIFLTEDGYINLGDFGCSKVLERADEYVNSVVGAKLYVSPEVYQRRYNSKSDIWSLGWVLHDLCMLDVWVQPCAVKWLRRWFLRCMKDS; via the exons ATGGCTCAGTATCACAGGCTCTCAGACGCCAGTGCCTCAGATCACAGCACGGACGTTTCTGCTGGAGTGATCA AAGTGCTAAAAGAACAAGGATACACCATAGAGAAAGAACTTGGCCGAGGGGCTTCAGGAATAGCGTTTCTGGTGAAAGACACAGAAGGAGACCCTTATGTGATCAAACAGATGAATTCCAGAGAT GGGGAGGAGCTGGATGCAGTCAGAAAGGAAGTTGAAATCCTGGAAAATCTCAGCTTTGGATATATTGTAACTTATGTGAATTCATTTGAAG ataATGAAGCAGGACGCATTTATATTGTGATGGAGTACTGTGAAGGAGGAGATCTTTCAAAAGTCATGGAAACACATCAAAGAGAAAGTTTTTTTGAAGAACAACAG ATTCTTGACTGGCTTGTTCAGATTTGTCTGGCTCTGCGTTATCTCCATGAGAAGAACATTCTTCACAGAGATATTAAACCTCAG AATATCTTCCTGACTGAAGATGGTTACATCAATCTGGGAGATTTTGGATGCTCAAAAGTATTggaaag AGCTGATGAATATGTTAATTCAGTTGTGGGTGCAAAGCTCTATGTCAGCCCAGAAGTTTATCAGAGGAGATATAATTCCAAGAG TGACATATGGTCATTGGGATGGGTGCTCCATGATCTCTGCATGCTTGATGTGTGG GTGCAGCCTTGTGCTGTCAAGTGGCTGAGGAGGTGGTTCCTTAGGTGTATGAAGGACTCATGA
- the LOC113079650 gene encoding serine/threonine-protein kinase Nek1-like isoform X2: MAQYHRLSDASASDHSTDVSAGVIKVLKEQGYTIEKELGRGASGIAFLVKDTEGDPYVIKQMNSRDGEELDAVRKEVEILENLSFGYIVTYVNSFEDNEAGRIYIVMEYCEGGDLSKVMETHQRESFFEEQQILDWLVQICLALRYLHEKNILHRDIKPQNIFLTEDGYINLGDFGCSKVLERADEYVNSVVGAKLYVSPEVYQRRYNSKSDIWSLGWVLHDLCMLDVWADVMQRHIIHAVSMTGNPPQIPERYSVELRELIRQMLNRDPKDRPSVEEILAKPFLEDAVDRNSRTPQALIQSFIKSVNSYDKAYNQHYKDLEALVSEWGRITDSMESAHYSATAGSLSGSVIGAAGGITALVGLILAPFTLGASLIVTGVGVGVGVAGGVTGAASTITNTVQQKSFRESLEQIQQKYKTFKVVDSQAPLSQALHWYVTTDRFIVH, encoded by the exons ATGGCTCAGTATCACAGGCTCTCAGACGCCAGTGCCTCAGATCACAGCACGGACGTTTCTGCTGGAGTGATCA AAGTGCTAAAAGAACAAGGATACACCATAGAGAAAGAACTTGGCCGAGGGGCTTCAGGAATAGCGTTTCTGGTGAAAGACACAGAAGGAGACCCTTATGTGATCAAACAGATGAATTCCAGAGAT GGGGAGGAGCTGGATGCAGTCAGAAAGGAAGTTGAAATCCTGGAAAATCTCAGCTTTGGATATATTGTAACTTATGTGAATTCATTTGAAG ataATGAAGCAGGACGCATTTATATTGTGATGGAGTACTGTGAAGGAGGAGATCTTTCAAAAGTCATGGAAACACATCAAAGAGAAAGTTTTTTTGAAGAACAACAG ATTCTTGACTGGCTTGTTCAGATTTGTCTGGCTCTGCGTTATCTCCATGAGAAGAACATTCTTCACAGAGATATTAAACCTCAG AATATCTTCCTGACTGAAGATGGTTACATCAATCTGGGAGATTTTGGATGCTCAAAAGTATTggaaag AGCTGATGAATATGTTAATTCAGTTGTGGGTGCAAAGCTCTATGTCAGCCCAGAAGTTTATCAGAGGAGATATAATTCCAAGAG TGACATATGGTCATTGGGATGGGTGCTCCATGATCTCTGCATGCTTGATGTGTGG GCAGATGTCATGCAGCGTCACATAATTCATGCAGTCAGCATGACAGGGAACCCCCCTCAGATCCCAGAGAGATACTCAGTAGAACTGAGAGAATTAATCAGACAAATGCTCAACCGTGACCCTAAAGACAGGCCTTCAGTTGAAGAGATTCTAGCAAAACCATTCCTGGAAGATGCGGTGGACAGAAACAGCAGAACTCCACAGGCACTGATTCAGAGTTTCATTAAGTCTGTCAACAGCTATGATAAGGCCTACAACCAGCACTATAAAGACCTTGAAGCCTTAGTTAGTGAGTGGGGAAGAATAACAGATTCGATGGAGTCTGCACATTACAGCGCCACAGCCGGCAGTCTGTCAGGTTCAGTGATTGGAGCAGCTGGAGGAATCACTGCATTAGTTGGTTTAATTTTGGCACCGTTCACTCTCGGTGCATCTCTGATTGTTACTGGTGTTGGTGTTGGAGTTGGAGTTGCAGGTGGAGTAACAGGTGCTGCATCCACCATTACTAATACTGTACAACAAAAATCCTTCAGAGAGAGCCTTGAACAAATTCAGCAAAAGTATAAAACT TTTAAGGTGGTTGATTCTCAAGCCCCTTTATCTCAAGCTCTCCACTGGTATGTTACGACTGACCGGTTTATAGTGCATTAA